One window from the genome of Methylomarinovum caldicuralii encodes:
- a CDS encoding RtcB family protein: MDISKLERIDETCWRIPATGKMRVPVLIYADEDLIRDMDDKVAEQAGNVASLPGIVGACYVMPDAHWGYGFPIGGVAAFDPAEGGVISAGGVGFDISCGVRTLTTGLKREEVEPLKKSLAEALFIHIPAGVGSKGSISLNDAEMDAMLKGGATWAVKQGYGREEDLERIEEHGCMAGADPAQVSKRARERQRREMGTLGSGNHYLEVQVVEEIFNPDVAKVFGLEADEVVVTIHCGSRGLGHQIGSEYLKLMQKAAKEAGIELPDRELACAPIRSPVGQRYLGAMRAGINCALANRQIITHLVRKVFAEFFPDHDLKLIYDVSHNTCKEEEHEVGGKRRRVFVHRKGATRAFGPGHPALPEAFRLVGQPVIIGGSMGTGSYILVGTTESERRSLSSACHGAGRCLSRRQATKTWKGQQVIAELERQGIIVCSPSMRGVAEEAPQAYKPVDAVVRAADKAGLARLVARLRPLVCIKG; encoded by the coding sequence ATGGACATCAGCAAGCTCGAACGCATCGACGAAACCTGCTGGCGCATTCCGGCCACCGGCAAGATGCGGGTACCGGTGCTGATCTATGCCGACGAGGATCTGATCCGCGACATGGACGACAAGGTGGCCGAGCAGGCCGGCAACGTCGCTTCCCTGCCCGGCATCGTCGGGGCCTGTTACGTAATGCCCGACGCCCACTGGGGCTACGGCTTCCCCATCGGCGGGGTGGCGGCTTTCGATCCCGCCGAGGGCGGGGTGATTTCCGCCGGCGGGGTCGGTTTCGACATTTCCTGCGGGGTGCGCACCCTCACCACCGGCCTCAAGCGCGAGGAGGTGGAACCGCTGAAGAAATCCCTGGCCGAGGCGCTGTTCATCCACATTCCCGCCGGAGTCGGCAGCAAGGGTTCGATCTCCCTGAACGATGCGGAAATGGACGCCATGCTCAAGGGCGGAGCGACCTGGGCGGTGAAACAGGGTTACGGCCGCGAGGAGGACCTGGAACGGATCGAGGAACACGGCTGCATGGCCGGTGCCGACCCGGCCCAGGTGTCGAAAAGGGCCCGCGAGCGCCAGCGCCGGGAGATGGGCACCCTCGGCTCCGGCAATCACTATCTGGAAGTCCAGGTGGTGGAGGAGATCTTCAACCCGGACGTGGCCAAGGTCTTCGGCCTGGAGGCGGACGAGGTGGTGGTCACCATCCACTGCGGCTCCCGCGGCCTCGGCCACCAGATCGGCAGCGAATACCTCAAGCTGATGCAGAAGGCGGCCAAGGAGGCGGGAATCGAACTGCCGGACCGGGAGCTGGCCTGCGCCCCGATCCGCTCCCCGGTAGGGCAGCGTTATCTGGGCGCCATGCGCGCCGGAATCAACTGCGCGCTGGCCAACCGCCAGATCATCACCCACCTGGTGCGCAAGGTGTTCGCCGAATTCTTCCCCGACCACGATCTCAAGCTCATTTACGACGTCTCCCACAACACCTGCAAGGAAGAGGAACACGAGGTTGGCGGCAAGCGGCGGCGGGTCTTCGTCCACCGCAAGGGGGCGACGCGGGCCTTCGGCCCCGGCCATCCGGCCCTGCCGGAAGCGTTCAGGCTGGTGGGGCAGCCGGTCATCATCGGCGGCTCCATGGGAACCGGCTCCTACATCCTGGTGGGCACCACCGAGAGCGAACGCCGCTCCCTGTCCTCGGCCTGCCACGGCGCCGGGCGCTGCCTGAGCCGGCGCCAGGCCACCAAAACCTGGAAAGGGCAGCAGGTCATCGCGGAGCTGGAGCGCCAAGGCATCATCGTCTGCAGTCCGTCGATGCGCGGGGTCGCCGAGGAGGCGCCGCAGGCCTACAAGCCGGTGGATGCCGTGGTGAGGGCCGCGGACAAGGCGGGACTGGCCAGGCTGGTGGCGCGGCTGCGGCCCCTGGTCTGCATTAAGGGCTAG
- a CDS encoding DUF1614 domain-containing protein — protein sequence MRSPFSLLHFLLFFFLLVFLLTFIQLQLITLSFERLGLSPTATLLMLLGSLLGSGINIPLFSIRAEPPPEVIETPFGLLRPPPLPFTGRTVIAVNVGGCLIPLLFSLYLITRLDLPLPPLLLGTAIVALLSYVFSRPVPGMGIGMPMLLPPLIAATVAVVLGGEEYRAPFAYICGTLGVLIGADVLHLRDIPRLGAPMASIGGAGTFDGIFMTGVLAVLLA from the coding sequence ATGCGTTCGCCGTTTTCGCTGCTGCACTTTCTGCTGTTCTTCTTCCTGCTGGTGTTTCTGCTGACCTTCATCCAGCTCCAGCTCATCACCCTGTCCTTCGAGCGCCTGGGGCTGTCCCCCACCGCCACCCTGCTGATGCTGCTGGGTTCCCTGCTCGGCAGCGGCATCAACATTCCCCTGTTCAGCATCCGCGCCGAGCCGCCGCCGGAGGTGATCGAAACCCCCTTCGGCCTGCTGCGGCCTCCGCCCCTGCCCTTCACCGGGCGGACGGTGATCGCCGTCAACGTGGGCGGCTGCCTGATTCCGCTGCTGTTTTCGCTGTACCTCATCACCAGACTGGACCTGCCCCTGCCGCCGCTCCTTTTGGGCACCGCCATCGTCGCCCTGCTCAGCTATGTCTTCAGCCGCCCGGTTCCGGGAATGGGGATCGGCATGCCGATGCTGCTGCCGCCGCTGATCGCCGCCACCGTGGCCGTGGTGCTGGGCGGGGAGGAATACCGGGCGCCGTTCGCCTACATCTGCGGCACCCTGGGCGTGCTGATCGGGGCCGACGTGTTGCACCTGCGGGACATCCCCCGGCTCGGAGCGCCCATGGCCTCCATCGGCGGGGCCGGCACCTTCGACGGCATTTTCATGACCGGGGTGCTGGCGGTTCTGCTGGCTTGA
- the ahcY gene encoding adenosylhomocysteinase — protein sequence MTACDINDPSLAPQGWKRIEWAGAEMPVLARIRKAFTETKPLAGVRIGACLHVTTETANLVLTLQAAGAEVALCASNPLSTQDDVAAALVEKGIAVFARRGEDEDTYYGHIRSVLDTHPRITLDDGADLVTTLHRERPEQLAEIAGGTEETTTGVIRLRAMDRDGVLKYPIVAVNDALTKHLFDNRYGTGQSALDGVIRATNILLAGRNFVVCGYGWCGRGIAMRARGHGAHVIVTEVDPLRALEAAMDGYRVMPLAEAARIADFIVTATGDKHVVDAEHLAVMKDGCILANAGHFNVEINIPALERLAENRHRPRPHVTEYRLADGRRLRLLAEGRLVNLAAAEGHPAAVMDMSFANQALVVEYLWRRQGQLPVAVHPVPAEIDQEVARHKLDALNIAIDTLTAEQQAYLASWQEGT from the coding sequence ATGACTGCGTGCGACATCAACGATCCCTCCCTCGCTCCCCAGGGCTGGAAGCGGATCGAATGGGCCGGGGCGGAGATGCCGGTACTGGCTCGGATCCGCAAGGCGTTCACGGAGACGAAACCCTTGGCCGGCGTGCGCATCGGTGCCTGCCTGCACGTTACCACCGAAACCGCCAATCTGGTGCTGACCCTGCAGGCCGCCGGGGCCGAAGTGGCCCTGTGCGCCAGCAATCCCCTCAGCACCCAGGACGATGTCGCCGCCGCCCTGGTGGAAAAGGGCATCGCCGTGTTCGCCCGCCGCGGGGAGGACGAGGACACCTACTACGGTCACATCCGCAGCGTCCTCGACACCCACCCCCGGATCACCCTGGACGACGGCGCCGATCTTGTCACCACGTTGCACCGGGAGCGCCCGGAACAGCTGGCCGAGATCGCCGGCGGCACCGAGGAAACCACCACCGGCGTCATCCGTCTGCGGGCCATGGACAGGGACGGGGTGCTGAAATATCCCATCGTCGCCGTCAACGACGCCCTGACCAAGCACCTGTTCGACAACCGCTACGGCACCGGCCAGAGCGCCCTGGACGGCGTCATCCGGGCCACCAACATCCTGCTGGCGGGACGCAACTTCGTGGTCTGCGGTTACGGCTGGTGCGGCCGCGGCATCGCCATGCGCGCCCGCGGTCACGGGGCCCACGTGATCGTCACCGAGGTCGATCCCCTGCGGGCCCTGGAGGCGGCGATGGACGGCTACCGGGTGATGCCCCTGGCGGAAGCGGCCCGGATCGCCGATTTCATCGTCACCGCCACCGGCGACAAGCACGTGGTGGATGCCGAACACCTGGCGGTGATGAAGGACGGCTGCATTCTCGCCAACGCCGGCCACTTCAATGTGGAAATCAACATTCCCGCCCTGGAACGGCTGGCCGAAAACCGGCACCGCCCCCGTCCCCACGTGACCGAGTACCGCCTCGCCGACGGCCGCCGCCTGCGGCTTTTGGCCGAGGGCCGGCTGGTGAATCTGGCCGCCGCCGAGGGGCATCCGGCGGCGGTGATGGACATGAGCTTCGCCAACCAGGCCCTGGTGGTGGAATACCTGTGGCGCAGGCAAGGGCAGCTGCCGGTGGCGGTTCATCCGGTGCCGGCGGAAATCGACCAGGAAGTGGCAAGACACAAGCTCGATGCCCTGAATATCGCCATCGACACCTTGACGGCGGAACAGCAGGCCTATCTGGCTTCCTGGCAGGAGGGCACCTGA
- a CDS encoding HAD family hydrolase, which produces MSRNDNLDGIKAVLFDFGGVIAEEGFRDGLRALARQQGLDEQSIFEAGMDAVYDSGWVTGRGTEADFWRLMAEWTGLKGDPVSLRAVILERFRVRLSMLALVDRLRRAGYVVGLLSDQTEWLDELDRRYRIYDHFDRLYVSYRLGKGKRDPSLFDDIARDLNLAPEEILFIDDSPGNVERARRRGWRALLFQDEADLRRRLREMGIPLP; this is translated from the coding sequence GTGAGTCGGAACGACAACTTAGACGGCATCAAGGCGGTTTTATTCGATTTCGGCGGCGTGATCGCCGAGGAAGGCTTCCGCGACGGACTCAGGGCCCTGGCCCGGCAACAGGGGTTGGATGAGCAGTCCATCTTCGAGGCCGGCATGGATGCGGTGTACGACAGTGGCTGGGTGACGGGGCGGGGCACCGAGGCCGATTTCTGGCGCCTGATGGCCGAATGGACCGGTCTGAAGGGCGATCCCGTCTCCCTGCGGGCGGTCATTCTGGAACGGTTCCGGGTCCGGCTGTCGATGCTGGCCCTGGTGGACCGGCTGCGCCGTGCGGGATACGTGGTCGGCCTGCTGAGCGATCAGACCGAGTGGCTCGACGAACTGGACCGCCGCTACCGCATCTATGATCACTTCGATCGTCTCTACGTCAGCTACCGCCTCGGCAAGGGCAAGCGCGATCCTTCCCTGTTCGACGACATCGCCCGCGATCTGAATTTGGCCCCGGAGGAAATCCTCTTCATCGACGACAGCCCCGGCAACGTGGAGCGAGCCCGCCGCCGGGGCTGGCGGGCGCTGCTGTTCCAGGACGAGGCGGACCTGCGCCGCCGGTTGCGGGAGATGGGCATCCCTTTGCCTTGA